GCCGATTCGTTCCTCCCACGCTAGCTCGAGTTGGCGTGCTCTCGATCTGGCGCTCTCGCTCGGTCGCCCCATCCTCGCCAGCCTCCTTTCCCTTCGGGTTCTTCTGCGAGGGGATCGTGGAGCAGCGGCCAGCGACCGGCAATGCGTCGAGCGCCGCTTTCACTTCGAGCAGTGCCGAGATCGACGCCTCGGGCGCGTTCACTAGTTGGCAACGCGCGCAGGCTTCGCGCCAAGTCATCCACTCTGGAATCCAAGCCCAGGTATTGTCCGCCAGGAGACAGACCAGAGTTCGAGTGCCGCTGGGTCCGCGGCGTCGCTGCTTTTGGAACAGCCTCTGACCGAATAATGGATGCCAGCGATAGTGGACAGTTACCGAATGTGAAAACTGAGCAGTATGTGTCTGTTCCGATGGGCCTGGGCGAGATTCACCTCGCGATCGCCCTCGGCTACCTAGGTACTCAGAAGAGCTACAAGACTCGGTTCTTCAGCGCCGCCGATCTGGTCCTGAT
This genomic window from Candidatus Binataceae bacterium contains:
- a CDS encoding ATP-binding protein, with the translated sequence MKTEQYVSVPMGLGEIHLAIALGYLGTQKSYKTRFFSAADLVLMLEAAQR